From the genome of Rhinatrema bivittatum chromosome 18, aRhiBiv1.1, whole genome shotgun sequence, one region includes:
- the P4HA2 gene encoding prolyl 4-hydroxylase subunit alpha-2 isoform X5: protein MYIACMSCSVCAAWGDAPASGHLLKMTLLALLLASSLFACQTRAEFFTSIGQMSDLIYKEKDLVQSLKEYIRAEEGKLSKIRRWAEEIEELTKKSSSDPEGYLAHPVNAYKLVKRLNSDWVALENLVLEDSARGFIANLTVQRQFFPSEEDEKGAAKALMRLQDTYKLDSDTISKGRFPGTKYISSLSADDCFGMGKVAYNDGDYYHTVLWMQQALKQLDEGEDASSSKVAALDYLSYGVFQLGDLHRAVELTKRLISLDSNHERAGNNLRYFEKLIDEESKENSNNNNNTSEPEPEAVSDGIYARPLDYLPERDVYEALCRGEGVRMTPRRAKRLFCRYQDANLNPQLLIAPVKEEDEWDSPRIVRYHDVLSDEEIEKIKELAKPKLARATVRDPKTGVLTVASYRVSKSAWLEEDDDPIIARVNRRMQAITGLTSDTAELLQVANYGMGGQYEPHFDFSRRPFDRNLKTEGNRLATYLNYKEEPDVFKSLGTGNRVATFLNYMSDVEAGGATVFPDLGAAIWPKKGTAVFWYNLFRSGEGDYRTRHAACPVLVGSKWVSNKWFHERGQEFLRPCGLTEVD from the exons ATGTATATAGCATGCATGTCATGTTCTGTATGCGCAGCCTGGGGTGAT GCTCCTGCATCAGGTCACCTATTGAAGATGACGCTCTTGGCGCTGCTGTTGGCCAGTAGCCTCTTTGCCTGCCAAACCAGGGCAGAGTTCTTCACCTCTATAG GTCAGATGTCGGACCTGATTTacaaggaaaaagatctggtgCAGTCCTTGAAGGAGTACATAAGGGCCGAAGAAGGCAAGCTTTCCAAAATCAGACG ATGGGCCGAAGAAATAGAAGAACTGACCAAGAAATCCAGCTCTGATCCGGAAGGCTATCTCGCTCACCCGGTGAACGCCTACAAGCTGGTAAAACGGCTGAACTCTGATTGGGTGGCGCTGGAGAATCTCGTTCTTGAAGACTCCGCCCGCG GTTTTATTGCAAATCTCACAGTTCAGCGGCAGTTCTTTCCAAGcgaggaagatgagaagggagCGGCCAAAGCTTTAATGCGCCTGCAGGACACCTACAAACTGGATTCGGACACCATTTCTAAAGGCAGATTTCCAG GAACCAAGTACATTTCTTCTCTGTCCGCTGATGACTGCTTCGGCATGGGGAAGGTTGCATATAACGATGGGGACTATTACCACACCGTGCTCTGGATGCAGCAGGCGCTGAAACAGCTGGACGAGGGGGAGGACGCCAGCAGCAGTAAAGTGGCCGCGCTGGATTACCTCAGTTACGGTGTTTTCCAGCTCGGCGACTTGCACAGGGCAGTGGAGCTCACGAAGCGGCTGATAAGTCTGG atTCCAACCACGAACGAGCAGGAAATAACTTGCGTTATTTTGAGAAGCTAATTGATGAAGAAAGTAAAGAAaactcaaataataataataatacttcaGAGCCTGAGCCAGAAGCAGTCTCGGATGGAATTTATGCAAGACCCCTAGATTACCTGCCGGAACGCGATGTGTACGAGGCGCTCTGCAGAGGGGAAGGAGTGCGAATG ACTCCTCGGAGGGCGAAGAGGTTATTCTGCAGGTACCAGGACGCCAACCTGAATCCTCAGCTGCTCATTGCTCCTGTTAAAGAGGAAGATGAGTGGGACAGCCCTCGCATTGTTCGATACCACGATGTGTTATCTGATGAAGAAATAGAGAAAATCAAAGAGCTGGCAAAGCCAAAG TTGGCACGAGCTACGGTACGTGACCCTAAAACAGGTGTCTTAACGGTAGCCAGCTACAGGGTGTCCAAAAG cgcctGGTTGGAAGAAGACGATGACCCAATCATTGCTCGGGTAAATCGACGCATGCAGGCCATCACGGGCTTAACCTCGGACACAGCAGAATTACTGCAG gttGCTAATTATGGTATGGGAGGTCAATATGAGCCACACTTTGATTTTTCACGG CGTCCCTTTGACAGAAATCTCAAAACAGAGGGGAATAGGCTTGCGACGTATCTAAACTAT AAGGAGGAACCTGATGTTTTCAAGAGTTTAGGCACAGGAAATCGAGTGGCCACTTTTTTAAACTAC ATGAGTGACGTGGAAGCAGGGGGAGCCACGGTTTTTCCAGATCTGGGGGCTGCAATTTGGCCCAAAAAG
- the P4HA2 gene encoding prolyl 4-hydroxylase subunit alpha-2 isoform X4 — protein MYIACMSCSVCAAWGDAPASGHLLKMTLLALLLASSLFACQTRAEFFTSIGQMSDLIYKEKDLVQSLKEYIRAEEGKLSKIRRWAEEIEELTKKSSSDPEGYLAHPVNAYKLVKRLNSDWVALENLVLEDSARGFIANLTVQRQFFPSEEDEKGAAKALMRLQDTYKLDSDTISKGRFPGTKYISSLSADDCFGMGKVAYNDGDYYHTVLWMQQALKQLDEGEDASSSKVAALDYLSYGVFQLGDLHRAVELTKRLISLDSNHERAGNNLRYFEKLIDEESKENSNNNNNTSEPEPEAVSDGIYARPLDYLPERDVYEALCRGEGVRMTPRRAKRLFCRYQDANLNPQLLIAPVKEEDEWDSPRIVRYHDVLSDEEIEKIKELAKPKLARATVRDPKTGVLTVASYRVSKSAWLEEDDDPIIARVNRRMQAITGLTSDTAELLQVANYGMGGQYEPHFDFSR, from the exons ATGTATATAGCATGCATGTCATGTTCTGTATGCGCAGCCTGGGGTGAT GCTCCTGCATCAGGTCACCTATTGAAGATGACGCTCTTGGCGCTGCTGTTGGCCAGTAGCCTCTTTGCCTGCCAAACCAGGGCAGAGTTCTTCACCTCTATAG GTCAGATGTCGGACCTGATTTacaaggaaaaagatctggtgCAGTCCTTGAAGGAGTACATAAGGGCCGAAGAAGGCAAGCTTTCCAAAATCAGACG ATGGGCCGAAGAAATAGAAGAACTGACCAAGAAATCCAGCTCTGATCCGGAAGGCTATCTCGCTCACCCGGTGAACGCCTACAAGCTGGTAAAACGGCTGAACTCTGATTGGGTGGCGCTGGAGAATCTCGTTCTTGAAGACTCCGCCCGCG GTTTTATTGCAAATCTCACAGTTCAGCGGCAGTTCTTTCCAAGcgaggaagatgagaagggagCGGCCAAAGCTTTAATGCGCCTGCAGGACACCTACAAACTGGATTCGGACACCATTTCTAAAGGCAGATTTCCAG GAACCAAGTACATTTCTTCTCTGTCCGCTGATGACTGCTTCGGCATGGGGAAGGTTGCATATAACGATGGGGACTATTACCACACCGTGCTCTGGATGCAGCAGGCGCTGAAACAGCTGGACGAGGGGGAGGACGCCAGCAGCAGTAAAGTGGCCGCGCTGGATTACCTCAGTTACGGTGTTTTCCAGCTCGGCGACTTGCACAGGGCAGTGGAGCTCACGAAGCGGCTGATAAGTCTGG atTCCAACCACGAACGAGCAGGAAATAACTTGCGTTATTTTGAGAAGCTAATTGATGAAGAAAGTAAAGAAaactcaaataataataataatacttcaGAGCCTGAGCCAGAAGCAGTCTCGGATGGAATTTATGCAAGACCCCTAGATTACCTGCCGGAACGCGATGTGTACGAGGCGCTCTGCAGAGGGGAAGGAGTGCGAATG ACTCCTCGGAGGGCGAAGAGGTTATTCTGCAGGTACCAGGACGCCAACCTGAATCCTCAGCTGCTCATTGCTCCTGTTAAAGAGGAAGATGAGTGGGACAGCCCTCGCATTGTTCGATACCACGATGTGTTATCTGATGAAGAAATAGAGAAAATCAAAGAGCTGGCAAAGCCAAAG TTGGCACGAGCTACGGTACGTGACCCTAAAACAGGTGTCTTAACGGTAGCCAGCTACAGGGTGTCCAAAAG cgcctGGTTGGAAGAAGACGATGACCCAATCATTGCTCGGGTAAATCGACGCATGCAGGCCATCACGGGCTTAACCTCGGACACAGCAGAATTACTGCAG gttGCTAATTATGGTATGGGAGGTCAATATGAGCCACACTTTGATTTTTCACGG TAA
- the P4HA2 gene encoding prolyl 4-hydroxylase subunit alpha-2 isoform X1 has product MYIACMSCSVCAAWGDAPASGHLLKMTLLALLLASSLFACQTRAEFFTSIGQMSDLIYKEKDLVQSLKEYIRAEEGKLSKIRRWAEEIEELTKKSSSDPEGYLAHPVNAYKLVKRLNSDWVALENLVLEDSARGFIANLTVQRQFFPSEEDEKGAAKALMRLQDTYKLDSDTISKGRFPGTKYISSLSADDCFGMGKVAYNDGDYYHTVLWMQQALKQLDEGEDASSSKVAALDYLSYGVFQLGDLHRAVELTKRLISLDSNHERAGNNLRYFEKLIDEESKENSNNNNNTSEPEPEAVSDGIYARPLDYLPERDVYEALCRGEGVRMTPRRAKRLFCRYQDANLNPQLLIAPVKEEDEWDSPRIVRYHDVLSDEEIEKIKELAKPKLARATVRDPKTGVLTVASYRVSKSAWLEEDDDPIIARVNRRMQAITGLTSDTAELLQVANYGMGGQYEPHFDFSRKEEPDVFKSLGTGNRVATFLNYMSDVEAGGATVFPDLGAAIWPKKGTAVFWYNLFRSGEGDYRTRHAACPVLVGSKWVSNKWFHERGQEFLRPCGLTEVD; this is encoded by the exons ATGTATATAGCATGCATGTCATGTTCTGTATGCGCAGCCTGGGGTGAT GCTCCTGCATCAGGTCACCTATTGAAGATGACGCTCTTGGCGCTGCTGTTGGCCAGTAGCCTCTTTGCCTGCCAAACCAGGGCAGAGTTCTTCACCTCTATAG GTCAGATGTCGGACCTGATTTacaaggaaaaagatctggtgCAGTCCTTGAAGGAGTACATAAGGGCCGAAGAAGGCAAGCTTTCCAAAATCAGACG ATGGGCCGAAGAAATAGAAGAACTGACCAAGAAATCCAGCTCTGATCCGGAAGGCTATCTCGCTCACCCGGTGAACGCCTACAAGCTGGTAAAACGGCTGAACTCTGATTGGGTGGCGCTGGAGAATCTCGTTCTTGAAGACTCCGCCCGCG GTTTTATTGCAAATCTCACAGTTCAGCGGCAGTTCTTTCCAAGcgaggaagatgagaagggagCGGCCAAAGCTTTAATGCGCCTGCAGGACACCTACAAACTGGATTCGGACACCATTTCTAAAGGCAGATTTCCAG GAACCAAGTACATTTCTTCTCTGTCCGCTGATGACTGCTTCGGCATGGGGAAGGTTGCATATAACGATGGGGACTATTACCACACCGTGCTCTGGATGCAGCAGGCGCTGAAACAGCTGGACGAGGGGGAGGACGCCAGCAGCAGTAAAGTGGCCGCGCTGGATTACCTCAGTTACGGTGTTTTCCAGCTCGGCGACTTGCACAGGGCAGTGGAGCTCACGAAGCGGCTGATAAGTCTGG atTCCAACCACGAACGAGCAGGAAATAACTTGCGTTATTTTGAGAAGCTAATTGATGAAGAAAGTAAAGAAaactcaaataataataataatacttcaGAGCCTGAGCCAGAAGCAGTCTCGGATGGAATTTATGCAAGACCCCTAGATTACCTGCCGGAACGCGATGTGTACGAGGCGCTCTGCAGAGGGGAAGGAGTGCGAATG ACTCCTCGGAGGGCGAAGAGGTTATTCTGCAGGTACCAGGACGCCAACCTGAATCCTCAGCTGCTCATTGCTCCTGTTAAAGAGGAAGATGAGTGGGACAGCCCTCGCATTGTTCGATACCACGATGTGTTATCTGATGAAGAAATAGAGAAAATCAAAGAGCTGGCAAAGCCAAAG TTGGCACGAGCTACGGTACGTGACCCTAAAACAGGTGTCTTAACGGTAGCCAGCTACAGGGTGTCCAAAAG cgcctGGTTGGAAGAAGACGATGACCCAATCATTGCTCGGGTAAATCGACGCATGCAGGCCATCACGGGCTTAACCTCGGACACAGCAGAATTACTGCAG gttGCTAATTATGGTATGGGAGGTCAATATGAGCCACACTTTGATTTTTCACGG AAGGAGGAACCTGATGTTTTCAAGAGTTTAGGCACAGGAAATCGAGTGGCCACTTTTTTAAACTAC ATGAGTGACGTGGAAGCAGGGGGAGCCACGGTTTTTCCAGATCTGGGGGCTGCAATTTGGCCCAAAAAG
- the P4HA2 gene encoding prolyl 4-hydroxylase subunit alpha-2 isoform X2 → MYIACMSCSVCAAWGDAPASGHLLKMTLLALLLASSLFACQTRAEFFTSIGQMSDLIYKEKDLVQSLKEYIRAEEGKLSKIRRWAEEIEELTKKSSSDPEGYLAHPVNAYKLVKRLNSDWVALENLVLEDSARGFIANLTVQRQFFPSEEDEKGAAKALMRLQDTYKLDSDTISKGRFPGTKYISSLSADDCFGMGKVAYNDGDYYHTVLWMQQALKQLDEGEDASSSKVAALDYLSYGVFQLGDLHRAVELTKRLISLDSNHERAGNNLRYFEKLIDEESKENSNNNNNTSEPEPEAVSDGIYARPLDYLPERDVYEALCRGEGVRMTPRRAKRLFCRYQDANLNPQLLIAPVKEEDEWDSPRIVRYHDVLSDEEIEKIKELAKPKLARATVRDPKTGVLTVASYRVSKSAWLEEDDDPIIARVNRRMQAITGLTSDTAELLQVANYGMGGQYEPHFDFSRRPFDRNLKTEGNRLATYLNYMSDVEAGGATVFPDLGAAIWPKKGTAVFWYNLFRSGEGDYRTRHAACPVLVGSKWVSNKWFHERGQEFLRPCGLTEVD, encoded by the exons ATGTATATAGCATGCATGTCATGTTCTGTATGCGCAGCCTGGGGTGAT GCTCCTGCATCAGGTCACCTATTGAAGATGACGCTCTTGGCGCTGCTGTTGGCCAGTAGCCTCTTTGCCTGCCAAACCAGGGCAGAGTTCTTCACCTCTATAG GTCAGATGTCGGACCTGATTTacaaggaaaaagatctggtgCAGTCCTTGAAGGAGTACATAAGGGCCGAAGAAGGCAAGCTTTCCAAAATCAGACG ATGGGCCGAAGAAATAGAAGAACTGACCAAGAAATCCAGCTCTGATCCGGAAGGCTATCTCGCTCACCCGGTGAACGCCTACAAGCTGGTAAAACGGCTGAACTCTGATTGGGTGGCGCTGGAGAATCTCGTTCTTGAAGACTCCGCCCGCG GTTTTATTGCAAATCTCACAGTTCAGCGGCAGTTCTTTCCAAGcgaggaagatgagaagggagCGGCCAAAGCTTTAATGCGCCTGCAGGACACCTACAAACTGGATTCGGACACCATTTCTAAAGGCAGATTTCCAG GAACCAAGTACATTTCTTCTCTGTCCGCTGATGACTGCTTCGGCATGGGGAAGGTTGCATATAACGATGGGGACTATTACCACACCGTGCTCTGGATGCAGCAGGCGCTGAAACAGCTGGACGAGGGGGAGGACGCCAGCAGCAGTAAAGTGGCCGCGCTGGATTACCTCAGTTACGGTGTTTTCCAGCTCGGCGACTTGCACAGGGCAGTGGAGCTCACGAAGCGGCTGATAAGTCTGG atTCCAACCACGAACGAGCAGGAAATAACTTGCGTTATTTTGAGAAGCTAATTGATGAAGAAAGTAAAGAAaactcaaataataataataatacttcaGAGCCTGAGCCAGAAGCAGTCTCGGATGGAATTTATGCAAGACCCCTAGATTACCTGCCGGAACGCGATGTGTACGAGGCGCTCTGCAGAGGGGAAGGAGTGCGAATG ACTCCTCGGAGGGCGAAGAGGTTATTCTGCAGGTACCAGGACGCCAACCTGAATCCTCAGCTGCTCATTGCTCCTGTTAAAGAGGAAGATGAGTGGGACAGCCCTCGCATTGTTCGATACCACGATGTGTTATCTGATGAAGAAATAGAGAAAATCAAAGAGCTGGCAAAGCCAAAG TTGGCACGAGCTACGGTACGTGACCCTAAAACAGGTGTCTTAACGGTAGCCAGCTACAGGGTGTCCAAAAG cgcctGGTTGGAAGAAGACGATGACCCAATCATTGCTCGGGTAAATCGACGCATGCAGGCCATCACGGGCTTAACCTCGGACACAGCAGAATTACTGCAG gttGCTAATTATGGTATGGGAGGTCAATATGAGCCACACTTTGATTTTTCACGG CGTCCCTTTGACAGAAATCTCAAAACAGAGGGGAATAGGCTTGCGACGTATCTAAACTAT ATGAGTGACGTGGAAGCAGGGGGAGCCACGGTTTTTCCAGATCTGGGGGCTGCAATTTGGCCCAAAAAG